A single genomic interval of Vulpes lagopus strain Blue_001 chromosome 19, ASM1834538v1, whole genome shotgun sequence harbors:
- the RPL14 gene encoding 60S ribosomal protein L14, with protein sequence MVFRRFVEVGRVAYVSFGPHAGKLVAIVDVIDQNRALVDGPCTQVRRQAMPFKCMQLTDFILKFPHSARQKYVRQAWQKADINTKWAATRWAKKIEARERKAKMTDFDRYKVMKAKKMRNRIIKLEVRKLQKAALLKASPKKAPAAKGAAAAPAAKVPAKKVAAAGKKAPAQKVPAPKAAGQKAAPPKAQKGQKAPAQKAPAPKASGKKA encoded by the exons GTGTTCAGGCGTTTCGTGGAGGTTGGCCGGGTGGCCTACGTCTCCTTTGGGCCTCATGCCGGGAAACTGGTCGCGATTGTAGATGTTATTGATCAGAACAGG GCTTTGGTTGATGGACCCTGCACTCAGGTAAGGAGACAGGCGATGCCTTTCAAGTGCATGCAGCTGACTGACTTCATCCTCAAGTTCCCTCACAG TGCTCGCCAGAAGTATGTCCGGCAAGCCTGGCAGAAGGCTGATATCAATACAAAATGGGCAGCTACGAGATGGGCCAAGAAGATTGAAGCCAGAGAAAGG aaagcCAAGATGACAGACTTTGATCGTTACAAAGTCATGAAGGCAAAGAAAAtg AGGAACAGAATAATCAAGCTTGAAGTTAGGAAGCTACAAAAAGCAGCTCTCCTGAAAGCTTCTCCTAAAAAAGCACCTGCTGCTAAGGGTGCGGCTGCAGCACCTGCTGCAAAGGTTCCAGCCAAAAAGGTGGCTGCTGCGGGCAAGAAGGCTCCAGCCCAGAAGGTTCCTGCCCCAAAAGCTGCAGGCCAGAAAGCAGCACCTCCAAAGGCTCAGAAGGGTCAGAAAGCTCCAGCCCAGAAAGCACCTGCTCCAAAGGCATCTGGCAAGAAGGCATAA
- the ZNF619 gene encoding LOW QUALITY PROTEIN: zinc finger protein 619 (The sequence of the model RefSeq protein was modified relative to this genomic sequence to represent the inferred CDS: inserted 1 base in 1 codon): MLQTVWPQGPVTFEDVAVYFPQSQWTSLDPMQRALYREVMLENYANITSLAAFPFPKPDLIFQLERGEAPWGLDPWIPTEGEALGGVHPGGKNKTENEEQTPRLNISEDSVVHRLMVEGLLREAPQPPHRKVSLEKPQLCDIGEKTXGVFTDLLAQDYKSSSIEREETVRQLEGNAGVSTHFLTQQGLPRGQAVYKCGACGRYFSQHSDLLQHQRIHTDDQPYKCKECGKAFRYNSKLFRHQKTHTGEKPYSCQECGQAFSQNSHLLQHQKLHGGEKPYACKDCGKAFSYNSKLIRHQRIHTGEKPFRCKDCGKAFRCSYDCIVHERIHTGEKPYECQVCGKSFSSNSVLVQHQRIHTGEKPYKCKECGKAFRRSSVFLQHQRLHTGEKLYKCKECWKTFSCSSRFIVHQRIHTGEKPYGCLECGKAFSQKVTLVQHQRLHTGERPYECKVCGKAFKWSASFIQHQKLHARKKVAQVTGPATLGPRCPSSSCPPLPAPHVHSAPTVPGAASASPHPLLLPPSMPVFVLLPLSEMANSSPVQIVPFFQDLTSPGKSSTGSPNPLSHCP; the protein is encoded by the exons ATGCTCCAGACAGTGTGGCCCCAG GGGCCAGTGACCTTTGAGGATGTGGCCGTGTACTTCCCCCAGAGTCAGTGGACCAGCCTGGACCCCATGCAGAGGGCCTTGTACCGGGAGGTGATGCTGGAGAATTATGCAAACATAACTTCCTTGG cagCATTTCCATTCCCCAAACCAGATCTGATATTCCAGCTGGAGCGCGGGGAAGCACCATGGGGCCTGGATCCCTGGATACCCACTGAGGGAGAGGCCTTGGGAGGTGTCCACCCAG GTGGTAAAAACAAGACTGAGAATGAGGagcaaaccccaagactgaacaTTTCCGAAGACTCAGTGGTCCACAGGCTGATGGTGGAGGGACTGCTCAGAGAAGCTCCCCAGCCCCCTCACCGTAAGGTTAGCTTAGAGAAGCCACAGCTGTGTGACATAGGGGAGAAAA AAGGAGTTTTCACAGACTTACTGGCCCAGGATTACAAATCCTCCAGCATTGAAAGAGAGGAGACAGTCAGGCAACTAGAAGGAAATGCTGGTGTCAGCACACATTTCCTTACACAGCAGGGCCTCCCCAGAGGACAGGCAGTTTATAAATGTGGTGCATGTGGCCGGTATTTCAGCCAACACTCAGACCTTCTCCAGCATCAGAGGATTCATACTGATGACCAGCCCTACAAGTGCAAAGAATGCGGGAAAGCCTTCAGGTATAACTCAAAACTATTTCGGCACCAGAAAacccacactggggagaaacctTACTCGTGTCAGGAATGTGGACAGGCCTTCAGTCAAAATTCCCACCTCCTTCAGCACCAGAAACTCCACGGTGGAGAGAAGCCCTATGCATGTAAGgactgtgggaaagccttcagctACAACTCAAAACTTATTCGGCATCAGCGAatccacactggggagaaacccTTTAGGTGTAAGGACTGTGGGAAGGCTTTCAGGTGTAGCTATGACTGCATTGTCCATGAGCGAATTCACACCGGGGAGAAGCCCTACGAATGTCAGGTGTGTGGGAAAAGTTTCAGTTCAAATTCAGTCCTCGTTCAGCACCAGCGaatccacactggagagaaaccgtACAAGTGTAAggagtgtgggaaagccttccGCCGAAGCTCGGTATTTCTCCAGCACCAGAGGCTCCACACAGGGGAGAAGCTCTATAAATGCAAAGAGTGCTGGAAAACTTTCAGCTGTAGCTCACGCTTTATAGTACACCAGCGAATCCACACTGGGGAGAAGCCCTATGGCTGCCTGGAGTGTGGGAAAGCATTCAGTCAGAAGGTAACCCTGGTCCAGCATCAGCGGCTCCACACAGGGGAGAGGCCTTACGAGTGCAAGGTGTGCGGGAAAGCCTTCAAGTGGAGCGCAAGTTTCATTCAGCACCAAAAGTTGCATGCTCGCAAGAAAGTGGCCCAAGTGACAGGGCCAGCCACACTGGGGCCCCGCTGCCCCTCTTCTAGCTgcccccctctgcctgccccacaTGTGCACTCTGCCCCCACCGTGCCAGGGGCTGCCTCAGCTTCCCCACACCCcttgctccttcctccctccatgccTGTCTTTGTGCTGCTCCCCTTGTCTGAAATGGCCAATTCTTCACCTGTTCAAATAGTGCCTTTCTTTCAGGATCTCACTTCCCCTGGGAAGTCCTCCACTGGGAGCCCGAATCCTTTGTCCCACTGCCCCTGA